Proteins encoded in a region of the Marmota flaviventris isolate mMarFla1 chromosome 3, mMarFla1.hap1, whole genome shotgun sequence genome:
- the Triml2 gene encoding probable E3 ubiquitin-protein ligase TRIML2, which produces MSKKLNPQLQHNIREDAYCETHLEPPQLFCDNDQVTLCGKCFQSQEHKNHVVYGIQEAAENYRKLFQEILNTLRMKLDVAKSILTDEQERMRVIQEEEQNFKMMIESEYSMQFRLLSEENELNFLRLHRYQCDSNIRGVSLNHLNRFATELEEKSQEMLQRLHYLGRENMNKLKESEVKISEQLCSLQRITSELKNKCAESALTLLQNARYYLERSESLLLQCLEPARITDLSLCQVRGMNPMLPVLQRHITLDPETVHPCLVLSEDLRRVRVGNIQQGVPCHPGRLDFSATVMGLESFTSGRHYWEVDVEKATRWQLGISEDSADRKGNMPEASKVLLTGSLMGTNYTFWVFPPLKKVCLRKQMLKVGVFLDYEYGQISFYNVTERSLVYNFSSLTFQGALRPIFSLCIPNGDMNSDSLTISLPRVPS; this is translated from the exons ATGTCTAAAAAGCTCAACCCCCAGCTACAACACAATATCAGAGAAGATGCCTATTGTGAGACACACCTGGAACCACCACAGCTGTTCTGTGACAATGACCAAGTCACACTTTGCGGCAAGTGCTTCCAGTCCCAGGAGCACAAGAATCACGTAGTATATGGGATACAAGAAGCTGCTGAGAATTACAGG AAATTATTCCAGGAAATATTGAACACATTGAGAATGAAACTTGACGTAGCTAAGAGCATATTGACTGATGAGCAAGAAAGAATGAGGGTGATTCAG GAAGAggagcagaattttaaaatgatgattgaGTCTGAATATAGCATGCAGTTCCGGTTGTTGAGTGAAGAGAATGAGCTGAACTTCCTGAGATTGCACAGATACCAATGTGACTCAAACATAAGAGGAGTCAGTCTGAATCATCTGAACAGATTTGCCACAGAGCTGGAGGAGAAGTCCCAGGAGATGCTACAA AGACTGCACTATTTGGGAAGAGAGAACATGAATAAACTGAAGGAGAGTGAAGTCAAGATTTCTGAACAGCTCTGCAGCCTCCAAAGGATCACCTCAGAGCTGAAGAACAAGTGTGCAGAGTCTGCCTTAACACTGCTCCAG aatgcaaggtattatttGGAAAG GAGTGAGTCACTACTGCTCCAGTGCCTTGAGCCTGCTCGCATCACAGACCTGAGTTTATGCCAAGTAAGAGGAATGAACCCGATGCTACCAGTGCTCCAAA GACATATAACTTTGGATCCTGAAACAGTTCATCCCTGCCTAGTCTTATCTGAGGACCTGAGAAGAGTGAGAGTTGGAAATATCCAGCAGGGTGTACCGTGCCACCCAGGGAGATTGGACTTCAGTGCTACAGTGATGGGTTTGGAAAGCTTCACCTCAGGGAGGCACTACTGGGAGGTCGATGTGGAAAAGGCAACCAGGTGGCAGTTGGGCATATCGGAGGACTCCGCAGACAGAAAGGGCAACATGCCTGAAGCTTCCAAAGTCTTACTCACAGGATCCTTGATGGGGACCAATTACACCTTCTGGGTCTTTCCCCCTTTAAAAAAGGTCTGCTTGAGAAAGCAAATGCTTAAAGTGGGAGTCTTCCTAGATTATGAGTATGGGCAGATATCATTCTACAATGTGACAGAGCGATCCCTTGTTtataatttctcttctctcacctTCCAAGGAGCTCTCAGAcccatattttctctttgtattccAAATGGCGACATGAATTCCGATTCGCTCACTATCTCTTTGCCTCGTGTTCCTTCCTGA